A DNA window from Porites lutea chromosome 6, jaPorLute2.1, whole genome shotgun sequence contains the following coding sequences:
- the LOC140942072 gene encoding LOW QUALITY PROTEIN: uncharacterized protein (The sequence of the model RefSeq protein was modified relative to this genomic sequence to represent the inferred CDS: inserted 1 base in 1 codon; substituted 1 base at 1 genomic stop codon) has translation MATFREAGEALLFAYQDGSIDDTEFXLLYDXNSSENLEFPYWKYGRFDLDSMTDDECKAEFRFFKNDIYLLGENLNIRDTMKCPNGVLVDGTEALTTLSVLLKRFAYPCRFADMVARFGRPVPQLYTITNRMMGYLFDEYSHLLADLNQPWLSRDRPCHFAATIHNKGAPLKNCWGFIDGTVGAICKPDENQRILYNGHEKVHEIKFQSVVAPNGFIASLFGPVKGRRHDSGMLVDSGLLQELSHYLFAPDGGMKANEGE, from the exons ATGGCAACATTCAGAGAGGCAGGGGAAGCTTTATTGTTTGCCTATCAAGATGGAAGCATTGATGATACAGAGT GCCTGTTGTACGATTAAAATTCTTCTGAAAATCTCGAATTTCCTTATTGGAAGTATGGTCGCTTCGATCTTGATTCTATGACAGATGATGAGTGTAAGGCTGAGTTTCGGTTTTTCAAGAACGATATTTATTTACTCGGAGAAAATCTTAATATTCGCGACACAATGAAATGCCCCAATGGCGTTCTTGTGGACGGAACGGAGGCTTTGA CGACATTGAGTGTGCTGTTGAAGCGTTTTGCATACCCGTGTCGATTTGCAGATATGGTTGCTCGATTCGGGAGACCAGTTCCACAACTTTACACGATTACAAACCGAATGATGGGCTATTTATTCGATGAATATAGCCACCTTCTCGCAGATTTAAATCAGCCATGGCTTTCCAGGGACCGTCCCTGTCATTTTGCTGCCACTATACATAATAAAGGAGCTCCACTCAAAAACTGTTGGGGTTTCATAGACGGAACAGTGGGAGCCATATGTAAGCCAGATGAAAACCAAAGAATTCTCTATAACGGACATGAAAAGGTGCATGAGATAAAGTTTCAGTCCGTAGTTGCACCAAATGGGTTTATTGCAAGTCTGTTTGGTCCAGTCAAGGGCAGGAGACACGATAGTGGTATGCTAGTCGACTCGGGACTTCTGCAAGAATTATCGCATTACCTGTTTGCACCGGACGGGGGGATGAAAGCCAATGAGGGTGAATGA